The Fimbriimonadaceae bacterium nucleotide sequence GGAGTCCGCTTATGGGTTCGCGCTTGCGCGGATCCTCGACGACCTTGGCCGCTTGGCCGCCGATCTCTGCCTTTTTGCCACCCAAGAGTTCGGCTTTGTCCGGCTTGCGGACGAGATCTCGACGGGATCCAGCATCATGCCGCAAAAGCGGAACCCCGACGTGTTCGAACTGGTCCGCGCCCACGCTTCCCAAGCACAAGCCGATCTCTTCGCGATCATGGGCGTCGCTTCGCGGCTGCCGTCCGGCTACCACCGCGATCTGCAACTGATGAAACAGCCCCTCTTCCGAATCATCGACCGTGCGGAGGCGGTGCTTTCGGTCATGGCCCACGCCCTAACGAAGATAGGCTTCGATGAAGAGCGGGCTAAAGAAGTCACGACTCCAGGGCTTTATGCGGCGGAGAAAGCCTTCGCCCTTGTCGCGCAAGAAAACATCTCGTTCCGCGAGGCTTATCGCCGAGTGGCCCAAGAGAACAGCCTTCCTTAGGGCCTGCACGGAACCGTTACCCGTTAACGCACAAGTCTCTTTAACGTCGTTCTCAGTTCGTCGATAAGGTCGTCCTTGGACATTTCCAGGGCCTGCACGTGCCCGTTCCCCTTTTCGTGGCCGATGATGCAAGTCTCGACGTGGTTCGCGGCGATTTCGACGGCGGCTTGATCCAGGGCAGACCGGACAGCGGCCATCTGGACGAGAACGTCGCAGCAATAGTCGCCGCCGGTAACCATCCGTCGCAAGCCTCGCACCTGCCCCTCGATCCGGGCAAGGCGTCTGTCGACTGACTGTCGGTTGCATGTCTGCATGCCTTCATGATACTGGTAAGGGTATATCGAAAAACGTCTTTCAGACCAAAAGGGTGTGGTAATTTCTTTGGACATAGTTCGCCGCGGGAAAGGTAGGTTTCGTTCCTTTGCGAAAGCTCTAAGGTTGGCTATTTAGTGAATCTCCAGAGTTCAGAAATCATTGAATGTTCGCGAAGGCAGGATATCCCGTAACGCCCTTCTGGGAGTCCGGCCGGCCCAAATTGCCCGGAGAAAGTCACGGGATTTGGTTTGAATTTGGCCCACCACCGGTTAGGCTTGCGCGTCTATGTGCCGAAAAGAAGGTTGTGCCAGAGTCGGGCGGATTCTTAACGACGTGGACGGCGTGGGTCTTCTTGGTCCCGCTCGCCCTCACGTCGCTCCTTTGCCTGGGGCTCCTGGTCTCCAACGCCCTCAACCGGCCCGTGGCGGACCTTGAGGAGGACGAGGAACTCGAAGAGCTCCCGGTCCCGCGGTGGGCCGTCTTCCTGGGCTTCGACGTCGTGCCCTGGAGCGTGCAATTGATGGCGCTCCTGGGCTCCTTCGGCATCGCCGGCCTTGCTGTTCTGACTGCCCAAGCCTCCCAAAGCCTCAAGAACCCGGAGCCGTGGGCGAGCCTGGCCATCGCCCTTGTCTCGGCCGTCATCGTTAGCCGCGGGGTCCGCGCCGGCTTCCTGCGGACAGAGCTCAAAGAAAAGCTCTCCGGGGACGGGGAACCGTCCTCCGAAGAGCTGGACAAGGCCGCTTAAGCCGAAGGCTTAGTTGCCGCCGCCACCGCCGAAGCGGTTCTGCGGGCGCCAGTTCGGATCCATCTTAAAGGGAGCGCCGCCGAGCTCCTTCAGCTTGGCTTTCTGCTCCGCGGTCAGCACCGCACCCATGGCCTCTTCGTTCTTCTTGCGAAGGTTCTGGGTCTCAGCCTGGGCTTCCTCGCGGTCGATCTCTTGGTTCTGGACGCGGTCCATCGTCTCGCGCATCGTGTCGAACATGCGCTGCTGAAGGTCCGCGATCTGCTTCTTCTGGTCGTCGCTCAGCCCCAGTTTCTCCTGGATTTCCGGCCGGACCAGCACGCCGTTGCCCGCGATCTGGATGTCGAGTTCGTCTAGGCGCTTAGCCTGCTGCGGGGTGAGGATCTCCTTGACGGCCTTGTCGTTCTCCTGGCGCATCTTGGCGAACTCCTGCATCATGGCCTGGCGGTCGCCGCCCTGGCCCGCGTTGCCGCGCATCCCCTGCATGGCGTCGCGCATTTTGGCCTGGAGGGCATCGAGCTTTGACTTTTGGTCGGACGTCAGCTTAAGGTCGGCTTGGACGTCGGGTCGCTGCAGCAAGAAGGTGGATCCGCCGCCGCGGCCCATCATCATTCCGCCGCCGCCTCGGCCCTGGGCAGAAGCCAACGCCGCAAAGACGGCGAGCCCTAACGCGAGTACAAGTTTCGTTTTCATGGTCGTGACCAGCTCTCTATACCTCGGTACACACCGAAAATTCTCCTTCGACAAGGAAACTTTGGCGTGGATCAATACGGAATGGACGTGCGTCCGGGCCGGCGGTTCAGTTAGGCTGCCCTTTCGTCCGCGTTCTGCTCACCGATGAGAGTCGCGGCCAGGTTCGCCAAATCCTGTGTGGCCGGTGAGTTCGGCTTGGAAATCACGAACGGTTTCCGGGCTCGGCCACCCTCGATGACGCCTTCATCGCGGCGCACGACTCCGGCAAAGGCGAGGTCCTTCTTGACGTAAGCCTTCGTCACACGCTCTAACGCCTCAAAGATCTCGCGGCCCTCTTTCTCGTCCTTTGCCATGTTCACGACGACCCGCACGACCGCGTTCTTCTTCACACGGAAGAGGGTCTTGACGGTCGCATAGGCGTCCGCCACGCTGGAGGGGTCCGGCGTCGTCACGAGGAGGACTTCATCGGCCTGCTTCAGAAAGGCCATCACCTTGGCGTCAAGCCCGGCGCCCGTGTCAAAGAGCAGGACGCCGTAGTCCGACGCGAGTTCGCCAAGCTGTTCGAAGAAGGCGCCCAGCCGCTTCGGGCCGCTGCGCATGAGGGTCGGAACGCCGGAGCCTCCCGCAATAAAGCCGACTCCGTCGGGGCCTTCCGCGACGATCTCACTGATCCGTTTCTGTTCCGCCACGACGTGCTGCAGCGTCCACTCGGCCTTGCAACCGAGCTGGACTTCGACGTTAGCGAGGGCTAGGTCTGCATCGAAGATCACGGTCTTCGCGCCCTGTTGCGCCAGGCAGACGCCGAGATTGACGGTCAGGCTCGTCTTGCCGACTCCGCCCTTGCCGCTCGTGACCGCAATTGTCTTCATGGTTGCTTCTTCACGCGGCCCGCGTGACGGCCTCCAGCAGTTCGAAACGATCGTCGTCGGCATAGATCTTCACGGGCCGCTTTCGTCGCGGTGGTTTGCCGCCCGTCGCGGGCGGGGCAAAATTGAGGCGGTGGGGCGGTTCCGCCGGCGTCAAGCCGGACTTCGCCACCTCGTGCGCTCGCTTGGAGTGGGGGTCAAGCTGGTAATGGCGGACGATGGCGTCGAAAAGCGGGCTCGGGGCCGAGAGCTGGAAGTCCACGGCGCGCCCTGCGAGGCGCATCAGGGAATCGGTCAGCCAGATGTCGAGCGGGTCTGCAACGACGCAGAACATCTTGTCGTTCGTCAGCCGCACGGGGAGCACGAGGCCGGTGATTGCCGTCATTGCGGGCACAATCTCGAGCGCTTCCGGTTCAGGGACGATCGTATCGAGGTCGACGACTTCATAGCCGTACTGGTCGGCAAGGCAGAGGGTGACGTCTTCCTCTGTCACGTAGCCGAGCGCTGTCAGCACTTCGCCGAACCGCATGTTGGAGCTGAGCTTTGCCTTCAGCGCCTCCTGCAGCTGGTCTTGCGACAGCAACCCCTTGTGAATCAGCATCTCGCCGATGCGCTGGAAATGGACCATGGGCGACCCTGAGAAGATTCTCGGCAACTCTAGCAACCTTGTTCAGGTCTCTTCGCGCAAAAGTCAAGGCGATCCTGCAGTGTCGTGAGGAGCGGGTGTAGCATTGGCGGATGCCCCTCGACCTGGCCCACTTCATCGCGAACGAACCCTTCCCGGCCCACGACGGGGCGTTCACGGACTCCATCAACCCCTCGAACCCAGGCGAGACCGTCGCCCGCAGTCCGAAGGGTGGGGCAGAGGCGGTCGATAGGGCGGTCGCGGCGGCGGGCGAGGCCTTCCGCAAGAGCTGCAAGACTCCAGGCCCCGTCCGGGGCAATTGGCTTTCCGCCTGGGCCGAAGCGATCGCCGCCCGCCAAGAAGAGCTGGCCCAGGCCGTGGCTCGCGAGGTTGGGAAGCCCATAGGCGAGGCCCGGGGCGAGGCGGGTCGCTGCGTCGCGATCCTCCGCTACTTTGCGGGAGAGTCCGTCCGCCCTTGCGGGCAAGTGATTCCCGCCATTGCGGAGGACTCCCTGCAGGTTTCGCTCGACGCGCCCCTTGGCGTCGTCGGTCTCATCACGCCTTGGAACTTCCCATTGGCGATCCCGCTTTGGAAAGCCGCGCCCGCGTTGGCGTTCGGCAACACCGTCGTCCTAAAGCCCTCGGAAGAAGCGCCCTATTGCGCGTCTCTGTTAGCCGAGACCGCCCTTGCCGCGGGCCTGCCGCAGGGGGCTTTTAACGTCGTTTACGGCCTTGGCGAGACCACGGGCGCAGCGCTGGTGGAGCACCCCGAGGTGGCCGCCGTTAGCTTCACAGGGTCGGAAAGTGTCGGCCGCAAGGTGGCGGTCGCCTGCGCCGCCCGTGGCGCGAAGTGCCAGACCGAGATGGGCGGCAAGAACCCGGCCATCGTCTTCTCGGACGCGGACCTCGGCTTGGCCGCGAACTTGGTGGCGGCCGGGGCGATGCGTTTCGCCGGGCAGAAGTGCACCGCCACAAGCAGGGTGGTGGTGGAGAAAAGCGTCCTGCCCAGCTTCCTAGAGGCGCTTGCCAAGGCGATCGACGCGTTGCCCATCGGGCCCGTCACGGACGCGGCGACGGCCCTCGGCCCCGTGGTCACGGACGAGTCCTTGCAGCGATTGGAAGCGGTGGCCGCAGGGGCGGCGGAGCCGGTCGCCTATCGCGCCAGCGGCCAGGGCGAAGGCTTCTTCTTCGCCCCCACCGTTTTCCGCGACGTCCAGCCAGAGTCCGTGCTGGCGCAGCAAGAGCTCTTCGGCCCCGTCCTGGCGGTGATAGAGGCGTGCGACCGCGACCAAGCCATCGAGCTCGCGAACGCCTCGCGCTACGGCCTTTCCGCGAGCCTCTTTACGAACGACTTACGCTCCGCCATGGACTACGTCCGCCGCATCGAGGCGGGCATGGTTCGCGTCAATGCGGACACCACCGGGGTCGACCCTCACGCGCCCTTCGGCGGCTTCAAGGCGTCCAGCTCGGGCACCCGGGAGCAGGGCCCGGCGGCGCGGGCCTTCTACACCCAGACCAAGACCGTCCAGATAAACGCTTAGACCTTCGGGCGGGTGTCCAGCGCCGCCCGGATCTCTGCGAGTGCGGCCTCGCGCTCCGGGCCTGTGACGGGGAACCGCGGGGGCCGAACGACCTCGGTGCCGCGCCCTGCCTCGTGTTGGGCCAGCTTGATCAGTTGCACGAACTGGGGCCCCGTGTCCATGCGGAGCAACGGCAGGAACCACCGGTAGAGGTCGAGGGCGAGGCCCCACTCCTTGCGACGGCACAGCTCGAAGAGCTCCACGGACTCCCGGGGCAGGGCGTTGACCAGCCCCGCCACCCAACCCGAGGCGCCGATCGCCATGCCTTCGTAGATCATGTCGTCCAGGCCGACGAAGATCGCGAGGCGGTCGCCGAGAAGGGCGCGGATCGCCGTGATGCGGCGAGCGTCGCCCGAAGACTCCTTCACCGCCACCAGGTTGGGATGGGCGTCCGCGAGCTCTTTGATCTGGTCGGCGCGAAGGTCGGTGCCATAGGCGGCGGGGTTGTTGTAGAGCATGCACGGGAGGGCGGTGGCCGCCAAGAGCGCCTCGAAGTGGTCGTCCACCTCTGTGCGCGAGCCCTGGTAGACGTAAGGCGGCAGCACCATCAGCGCCGCCGCCCCCTGGCGCTCGCATTCGATCGCGAAGTCCACCGCCTCCTGGGTGGAAAGGGCGGAAACCCCCGGGATCACGGGCGCACGCTGCCCCACTGCCTTCACGCACGTCCGCACGACCTCGATGCGCTCGTCGTGGCGCAGGGTCGCGCCCTCGCCGAGCGAGCCGCAGGGCACGATGCCTTTGCAGCCGTTGTCGATCAGCCACTCGCAATGGGCCGCCAGCGCCGCATGGTCGACGCTCAGGTCGTCGAGGAACGGCGTCGTCACGGCCGGCATGACCCCCTTCCAAGTCAGTTCCATCCTCAGATTCTATACCCCATCGCCCCCGGTTCGAGGCGCCGTGCTTACACGCATGCTCCAGCTATGTTCCCGGCTTCATGCTTCTTGAGGGACAAAGCGTGAGACCAGTTTGTCTCCTTGGGCGTTGCGCCCCTCCCCCTGGCCCCCTCCCCAAGACGGAGAGGGGGGGTGCGGCCCTCCCCCTGGCCCCTCGCCAAGACGGGGAGGGGGGATGCGGCCCTCCCCTGGCCCCTCGCCGAGGCGGGGAGGGGGGATGCGGCCCTCCCCTGGCCCCTCGCCAAGGCGGGGAGGGGGGATGCGGCCCTCCCCCTGGCCCCCTCCCCAAGACGGGGAGGGGGGATGTGGGCCTTCCCCCTAGCCCTCCCCAAGACGGGGAGGGGGGATGTGACCTTCCTCCTGGCGTCTCGCCAAGGCGGGGAGGGGGGAAGCTGCCCTCCCCCTGGCCCCCTCCCCAAGACGGGGAGGGGGGTGCGGCCCTCCCCCTGGCCCCCTCCCCAAGACGGGGAGGGGGGGTGGTCAGCCCTTAACGACGACCCGGCCTTCGCGCCGGGCGATCACGGGAGAGTTGGACTTGAAATACTCGATCAGGGCGTCGATGTCGAGCAGGCCCGTGTCGGAGCGCTCGCCTTTGGCGTCGCGCAGCCCCTCGTGCCCATCGCCGCCAGCGGCCGTGAAGCTATTGAACGTGATCCGATAGACCTGTCCGTCCTCGACGGGGGAGCCGTCGATGGTGAGCGTCGCCATGCGTTGGCCGGAAGGCTTCGCCGGGTCGAACACCATCTTCACCCCCCGCGAGGGATAGAGGAACCCGCCGCCGAACTCAGGCAGTTTTGAGCCGCCGTGCTCCAGCGCGGCCCTCAGTTCGGCGCCGGTCAGGTCCAGCACGACCAGGGTGTTGTTGAACGGCTGGACGGTGATCGCCTGTCCATAGGTGACCTCGCCCGCTTCGAGCGCGGCCCGCACGCCGCCCGCGTTCATGAAAGCGGCGACGCTGCCCTGCTTTGCCGTTGCGGCGAGCATCGCGTCGGCGATCACGTTGCCCATCAGCGACTCGCCATTGGCCGAGCCCCTGTCGAGCGCGACATCGGCCGAGCCGACCACTTGCTTCATGAGCGACTCAATGGGTTTGGTGAGGGCGCTGACCATCGAGGCGAGCACGGGGTCTTCGGCGATGAGGGGGGTGACGAGCTCGGGCCCGGCGTCGGTCCAGCTCTGCACCTTGCCCGCGTCGTCGAACGTGACCTCGATGCGCCCGACCACTTTGCCCCATTCCCAAGCCTGCACGAGCAGGGTGGTGTCGCCGTCAGCGTTCTTGAAGACTGTGGGGTAGGGGCCGCGCGGCCGGAGGTAGTCCTGGTCGAAGCGGCCCAGGAGACTGTGGCTGTGACCGCCCACGATCACGTCCACCCCGTGGAGCTGTCGGCCCATCTCCTTTTCCTCCTCATAGCCGCAGTGGCTCAGCACGACGACCTTGTTGACCCCTTGCCCGGTCAAAGCGTCGATCTCTTGCTGGACGCTCTCGACCAGGGGCAGCACCTTCACGTTCGGGCCGGGGCTGCTGACTGACTCAAGGTCGGCGGTGACGCAGCCGACGATCCCCACCCGCTCCCCGCCGACTTCCAACACGGTGGAGGGTTTGACCACCCCGGCCAGGGCCGGTTCGGCGGAGACGTCCAGGTTGGCGGCCAGCAGGGGGAACTTGGCGAGGCGGGCGAAGTCGCCGAGCGGGACGGGCCCGCGGTCGAACTCGTGGTTTCCGACCGCCATGGCCTGGTACCCGACGTAGTTCATGTACGCAAGGTCGGCAAGGCCCTGGTAGACGTTGAAGAACAGCGTCCCCTGGAACGTGTCGCCCGCGTTGAGCAGGATCGGGTTGGTGGCACCCTCGCGGAGGTCGCGGATCAGGGTGGCGTGGCGGGCGTAGCCGCCCAGGTCGTACTGGCGCGTCCGGGTCGGTTCCACATGGGCGTGGAGGTCGTTCGTGTGGAGGATCGTGAGCTTGAAGTCGGCGAGCGAAACCGAAGCGAGCGCGAGAGCCGCCCCCAGGGTCAAGATGCGTCGGGTCACCCGAACAAGTTACCCGCCGACGAACCTGGCCCTTATGCGTGCGGCATGCAGCGCTTGGACGGAGTACAACTGCGGTATGGGTCCCCTTTTCTCGCAGCTGGCACTCGTCCTGGCGGTGGTGGCCGGTTCTCCGCCTGAGTACTGGTACCGGATGGTGGACTGCGGCGACCTTCCGGGCGGGCGGTGGGGGCCACAGCGGGTCTACGGCATCGACGACCAGAACCGGATCGTCGGGGAGGCGAACCTCGTCGGGGTCGGGCGGAAGACGTTCCTCTGGAGCCCGGAGGACGGCTACACGATCGTCGAGCCGAACGAGCCGTATCAAGTGTGTTACGCCGGAGACGTTGAAGAAGGCCGCGTTTGCGGCTATTTCCGAGATTCCGAAGGCTACAACATTGCCTACCGCTGGAGCAAAGGCAAGGGGTTCGAGAAGCTCCCGCCCCTGCCCGGGTACCTGGGTTCAAGAGGGGCGGGGATCAACCGACTGGGCGATGTGGTCGGATTCTCGTTTTCGGCCACCGAGAACCAGGCCGTCGTCTGGAAGGCGGACGGCACCCTCGTCGACCTCGGCGGCTACCCCGGCCTTCCCTATTCCCGCGGCACCGCCATCAACGACAATGGCCAGGCCGTCGGCGAACTCGTCGGCGACAACTTCCAGGACTGGGCCTTCTTCTACGACCCCGGCAAGGGGATGCAACTGACCAAGCCGCCCGGGGCGTTCCGGCAACCTTATCCTCGATCCCTGAATAGCCAAGGTGACTCGACGGGCTTTATCGTCGTTGGCCTAGCGGTGTACGCCTACCTCCGCGAGCCGAGTGACGCTTGGACACCGATCAGGATCAACAGTACCGGGATCAGCATCGATGACCGACAGGTCGTGACCGGCCTTTACGACGATTCGCCCACCAGCACGACGGGTTTTTTGTGGTCCAAGCGATCAGGCCTCGTAAGGATTGCCGACAAGGTCAAGGGATGGGACGAGCGGGCGATTCTTGACCTGCCACTGATCAATCGTCGTGGAACGATCGTCATCACCTGGCTCCCCGCGGGCTCGGACACGGCCCGCTCGGCACTGCTCGTGCCGCTTCCGAAACGCTCGGCCGGCCAGTTCCTCCCGTAAGAATTTATGGAAACGCTTGACTCCCCGGTAAAAGCCCGGGCAGCGTCCAGGCGCAAGTCGCAATCGGCTTGCAGGATGACCCCATGCACAAAACGAAGACTCTGTGCGTCCTTCTCAGTATTCTTACTGGGGGGGGGCGTCCAAGCGCAAAGCGCGGC carries:
- a CDS encoding aldehyde dehydrogenase family protein, which gives rise to MPLDLAHFIANEPFPAHDGAFTDSINPSNPGETVARSPKGGAEAVDRAVAAAGEAFRKSCKTPGPVRGNWLSAWAEAIAARQEELAQAVAREVGKPIGEARGEAGRCVAILRYFAGESVRPCGQVIPAIAEDSLQVSLDAPLGVVGLITPWNFPLAIPLWKAAPALAFGNTVVLKPSEEAPYCASLLAETALAAGLPQGAFNVVYGLGETTGAALVEHPEVAAVSFTGSESVGRKVAVACAARGAKCQTEMGGKNPAIVFSDADLGLAANLVAAGAMRFAGQKCTATSRVVVEKSVLPSFLEALAKAIDALPIGPVTDAATALGPVVTDESLQRLEAVAAGAAEPVAYRASGQGEGFFFAPTVFRDVQPESVLAQQELFGPVLAVIEACDRDQAIELANASRYGLSASLFTNDLRSAMDYVRRIEAGMVRVNADTTGVDPHAPFGGFKASSSGTREQGPAARAFYTQTKTVQINA
- a CDS encoding 5'-nucleotidase C-terminal domain-containing protein, with the protein product MTRRILTLGAALALASVSLADFKLTILHTNDLHAHVEPTRTRQYDLGGYARHATLIRDLREGATNPILLNAGDTFQGTLFFNVYQGLADLAYMNYVGYQAMAVGNHEFDRGPVPLGDFARLAKFPLLAANLDVSAEPALAGVVKPSTVLEVGGERVGIVGCVTADLESVSSPGPNVKVLPLVESVQQEIDALTGQGVNKVVVLSHCGYEEEKEMGRQLHGVDVIVGGHSHSLLGRFDQDYLRPRGPYPTVFKNADGDTTLLVQAWEWGKVVGRIEVTFDDAGKVQSWTDAGPELVTPLIAEDPVLASMVSALTKPIESLMKQVVGSADVALDRGSANGESLMGNVIADAMLAATAKQGSVAAFMNAGGVRAALEAGEVTYGQAITVQPFNNTLVVLDLTGAELRAALEHGGSKLPEFGGGFLYPSRGVKMVFDPAKPSGQRMATLTIDGSPVEDGQVYRITFNSFTAAGGDGHEGLRDAKGERSDTGLLDIDALIEYFKSNSPVIARREGRVVVKG
- a CDS encoding dihydrodipicolinate synthase family protein, which gives rise to MELTWKGVMPAVTTPFLDDLSVDHAALAAHCEWLIDNGCKGIVPCGSLGEGATLRHDERIEVVRTCVKAVGQRAPVIPGVSALSTQEAVDFAIECERQGAAALMVLPPYVYQGSRTEVDDHFEALLAATALPCMLYNNPAAYGTDLRADQIKELADAHPNLVAVKESSGDARRITAIRALLGDRLAIFVGLDDMIYEGMAIGASGWVAGLVNALPRESVELFELCRRKEWGLALDLYRWFLPLLRMDTGPQFVQLIKLAQHEAGRGTEVVRPPRFPVTGPEREAALAEIRAALDTRPKV
- a CDS encoding MinD/ParA family protein translates to MKTIAVTSGKGGVGKTSLTVNLGVCLAQQGAKTVIFDADLALANVEVQLGCKAEWTLQHVVAEQKRISEIVAEGPDGVGFIAGGSGVPTLMRSGPKRLGAFFEQLGELASDYGVLLFDTGAGLDAKVMAFLKQADEVLLVTTPDPSSVADAYATVKTLFRVKKNAVVRVVVNMAKDEKEGREIFEALERVTKAYVKKDLAFAGVVRRDEGVIEGGRARKPFVISKPNSPATQDLANLAATLIGEQNADERAA
- a CDS encoding metal-sensitive transcriptional regulator; its protein translation is MQTCNRQSVDRRLARIEGQVRGLRRMVTGGDYCCDVLVQMAAVRSALDQAAVEIAANHVETCIIGHEKGNGHVQALEMSKDDLIDELRTTLKRLVR